From one Ictalurus punctatus breed USDA103 chromosome 20, Coco_2.0, whole genome shotgun sequence genomic stretch:
- the cib3 gene encoding calcium and integrin-binding family member 3, producing the protein MGNKQSIFTPQQLDAYQDCTFFTRKEILRLFHRYRDLAPQLVPLDYTTQPDVRLPYELIGSMPELKDNPFRQRIAEVFSEDGEGNMTLDDFLDMFSALSEMAPRDLKAYYAFKIYDFNNDDFLCKSDLEKTLNKLTRNELTEDEVRMVCEKVLDEADMDNDGRLSLEDFQHMIMKAPDFLSTFHIRI; encoded by the exons ATGGGGAACAAGCAGTCTATTTTCACTCCTCAGCAACTGGACGCATATCAG GACTGTACATTCTTCACCAGAAAAGAAATTCTTAG ACTTTTTCATAGGTATCGCGATTTGGCCCCACAGCTTGTTCCGCTCGACTACACCACCCAGCCAGATGTGCGTCTGCCCTATGAGCTGATTGGCAGCATGCCAGAGCTGAAG GATAACCCGTTCAGGCAGAGAATCGCAGAAGTCTTCTCAGAGGACGGAGAAGGAAACATGACTTTAGACGATTTCTTGGACATGTTTTCAGCGCTGAGCGAAATGGCACCAAGGGATCTAAAGGCCTACTACGCATTCAAAATCTATG ACTTTAACAACGATGACTTCCTTTGTAAATCGGACCTGGAGAAGACCTTGAACAAGCTTACACGGAACGAACTGACCGAGGATGAAGTGAGGATGGTGTGTGAAAAAGTCCTCGACGAAGCCGATATGGACAACGATGGCCGTCTGTCACTGGAGGATTTCCAGCACATGATCATGAAAGCACCGGACTTCCTCAG CACTTTCCATATCAGAATATAA